In Palaemon carinicauda isolate YSFRI2023 chromosome 21, ASM3689809v2, whole genome shotgun sequence, the following proteins share a genomic window:
- the LOC137614670 gene encoding neural-cadherin-like isoform X2, with protein sequence MGLADKNDHPPFFEHNLYEVEVDEDEAINQTILSLNATDLDEVSRLNYEIVEGNEDGTFAVGNLTGEVYLAQPLDYESKNRYKLLILVSDGRHEGGATVQVNVRDVNDNPPIFDRRLYEAEITEEDDRDLPRRLVTVHVTDDDIDRPEDIAFSLSGQGIDVENPENSHFVIDPTSREIFVRKPLDRDYPGGRPRWGLTVFAQDEGGTGLVSYSEVVVKLKDVNDNPPRFTQVIYYGNVTENGTSGLEVITMKADDYDDPNEGTNALLTYSIEKNVIDESTGQPLFLVEPNTGIVRTAVCCLDREETQDYLIQVVATDGGGLKGTGTVSILVLDINDKPPLFAKEEWTTETDETEGSVIPVQPILTVSVFDEDEKNKFLYKVIESSGFGAEKFAMITNPDGTGSLKVIKPLDFEDPKQRGGFKFQIQVSDLGENRITKPYHVAKSWVKVKLKDINDNKPQFLTSSNEVQVLENSPVGTSLTTIIARDPDKEGNSKVHYKIDKLSNRYRQFSIDRSGTLKVQRNLDREVNPSHLLRIVAMDDEVPPMSATMTLTVKVADMNDNYPRFLEDYRPVLLENEPPRKVAEILATDLDDAAMKNGPPFHFWLDPKASSNIKSSFRVENIPRGLNEDGMAVVFSLREFDREEQKEYFVPIVIKDSGVPSMMGTSTLTVTIGDKNDHHMEPGKKTILFYSYMGQTHGTPVGRVYVEDKDDWDLSEKTFIWEKSPHPNFKLEEDSGMIIMKYVPSKSSYHLNFHVHDRKHSQVNVKASVLVQVRHIPEAAVENAGSIRIANMTDAEFISQWDYKSNKPVRSKADQLREKIAKLFGLKIYSVDLFSIQMKQDKPPVTDVFFSIYDSQYYQSVKINGVVLRHRIMIEKTVGIRIIMVGINECMTENLYCDGSCTNRFVISKNQYLIDANRTSFVGVHTNVVPECDCGARNFSTEVSCRPNPCFNRGRCIQEKYSVHCECSNEYDGPRCQILARLFSGNGFAWFHPLEVCENTHISVEFISQEPEGLIFYNGPITTPIANEFVISDFIALELEKGQLRLLLDFGSGTLQLKVNVTTSLNDNKWHRADIYWNKEDVKLSVDHCKEVDHQEQENNKKEKADVSSCRASGTIPPFNEYLNINSPLQVGGLGHPPLPAGSYRWNHLPHGHHFKGCIRNLMVNSHFYDFANPALHSNTEKGCPYFDKVCTTNATLAGCGHNGICAGSFTQPVCLCNAGWTGAACDEQTIPAYFENQSYVKYALSFKPSSFHTDIQLRFRTWEEAGELIRIANQHSGLYGILEIRDNCLQFRFNLNGPKLEENHVRLSKVNVSDGLWHFVMVKRYGAVVILTMDGGEGRNYNETSSQSSNELMDINPQGGVTIGGRVQFSSIDVFTVHSDYNHSCLDDVRIEGKSLPLPPYLSGTQWAQATAFHNLASHCISRDQCLNVNCVAPFICKDLWMRHECGCPEGSILTKDNRGCLDEDECLSGPCENGGICSNQQPSYICHCPAGYYGDNCELVQEVSPLQPSLPAVAAIIVCVLIVLVMMAVLTICFCRKRRRQFTKDEGIREGSEMSTKFRSEGSGGRGAGEGEVTILDLTALSFPSVSIVTNGGTLIPKMKEVEASIEMNVTMTNLDVVVTSHPEMQRKFVGSPHHRPSSYDDVRNYSYEGGGSSSLGGNSFSSLGDRQQQTKF encoded by the exons GTACATGTGACAGACGACGATATCGACAGACCAGAAGACATCGCGTTCTCCCTCTCGGGTCAGGGAATTGACGTTGAGAATCCTGAAAATTCGCACTTTGTCATCGACCCTACGTCGAGAGAAATATTTGTCAGGAAG CCACTCGACCGTGATTACCCTGGTGGTCGACCTCGCTGGGGACTGACGGTGTTTGCACAGGACGAAGGAGGAACGGGACTTGTGAGTTACAGCGAGGTGGTTGTCAAACTTAAAGATGTCAACGACAATCCTCCAAGATTTACTcag GtcatttattatggaaatgtcacaGAAAACGGAACAAGTGGATTAGAAGTCATAACGATGAAAGCTGATGACTATGATGACCCTAATGAAGGAACCAATGCCCTGTTGACTTACTCTATAGAGAAGAATGTTATCGATGAAAGCACGGGTCAACCGTTGTTTCTTGTGGAACCGAACACTGGAATAGTTAGAACTGCTGTTTGTTGCCTAGACAGAGAGGAAACTCAAGATTACCTAATCCAGGTAGTTGCTACTGATGGAGGAGGACTTAAAG GAACTGGCACAGTAAGCATTCTAGTTTTGGACATCAACGATAAGCCTCCACTGTTCGCCAAGGAAGAATGGACCACTGAAACAGATGAAACAGAAGGGTCAGTTATACCTGTTCAGCCTATTCTGACAGTTTCTGTTTttgatgaagatgaaaaaaataaatttttgtacaaAGTCATCGAGTCGTCTGGCTTTGGTGCCGAGAAGTTTGCGATGATCACCAATCCCGATGGAACAGGTTCGTTGAAGGTTATCAAACCACTGGACTTTGAAGACCCAAAACAAAGAGGTGGTTTCAAATTTCAGATCCAAGTGAGTGATTTGGGTGAAAATAGAATAACAAAGCCATATCATGTAGCCAAATCCTGGGTGAAAGTTAAACTAaaagatatcaatgataataaaccACAGTTTCTTACAAGTAGCAATGAAGTGCAAGTGCTGGAAAACTCACCTGTTGGAACTAGTTTGACAACTATAATAGCAAGAGATCCTGATAAAGAAGGGAATAGCAAAGTTCACTATAAAATAGACAAATTATCTAACAGATATAGACAGTTTTCTATTGATAGATCAGGAACTCTCAAAGTACAGAGGAACTTAGACCGAGAAGTTAATCCCTCCCACTTATTGAGAATTGTGGCAATGGATGATGAAGTGCCTCCAATGAGTGCCACCATGACGCTCACTGTTAAAGTTGCAGATATGAATGATAACTATCCAAGGTTTCTTGAAGATTACCGTCCAGTTTTACTTGAAAATGAACCTCCAAGAAAGGTTGCGGAAATTCTAGCAACAGACCTTGATGATGCAGCCATGAAAAATGGTCCCCCTTTCCACTTCTGGCTAGATCCAAAGGCATCATCTAATATCAAATCTTCCTTCAGAGTGGAAAACATTCCAAGGGGGTTGAATGAAGATGGCATGGCTGTTGTTTTTTCTCTTAGAGAGTTTGATCGTGAAGAACAAAAGGAGTACTTTGTTCCAATTGTTATTAAAGACTCTGGTGTCCCCTCCATGATGGGGACTTCAACACTTACAGTTACTATTGGAGATAAAAATGACCATCATATGGAACCTGGCAAAAAAACCATTCTGTTCTACAGTTACATGGGCCAGACACATGGGACGCCGGTTGGACGAGTGTATGTTGAAGACAAAGATGATTGGGATTTAAGTGAGAAGACATTTATTTGGGAAAAGTCTCCTCATCCTAACTTTAAACTTGAGGAAGATAGTGGTATGATTATAATGAAATATGTTCCAAGTAAAAGTTCATATCATCTTAATTTTCATGTGCATGATCGCAAGCATTCCCAGGTGAATGTGAAAGCTAGTGTTTTAGTGCAAGTTAGGCACATTCCAGAAGCAGCAGTGGAAAATGCAGGTTCTATTCGCATTGCAAATATGACAGATGCTGAATTTATAAGTCAGTGGGATTATAAGTCAAATAAACCTGTCCGTAGTAAAGCAGATCAACTGAGAGAGAAAATAGCGAAGTTATTTGGTTTGAAGATATATAGTGTGGATCTCTTTAGTATTCAAATGAAACAAGACAAGCCACCTGTGACTGATGTCTTCTTTTCCATTTATGATTCCCAATATTATCAGTCAGTGAAAATAAATGGGGTTGTTTTAAGACAcagaataatgatagaaaaaacagTAGGAATTAGAATAATCATGGTTGGTATAAACGAATGTATGACTGAAAACCTATATTGTGATGGGTCATGTACAAATAGATTCGTAATTTCGAAAAATCAGTATTTGATAGATGCCAATAGAACTTCATTTGTCGGTGTTCATACCAATGTTGTACCTGAATGTGATTGTGGTGCTAGAAATTTTTCTACTGAAGTTTCATGCCGTCCAAATCCTTGTTTTAATCGTGGTCGATGTATTCAAGAGAAATACAGTGTACACTGCGAATGCTCAAATGAGTATGATGGACCACGATGCCAAATCCTAGCTAGATTGTTCTCCGGAAATGGTTTTGCTTGGTTCCATCCATTAGAAGTTTGCGAAAATACTCATATAAGTGTAGAATTTATATCACAAGAACCTGAAGGGTTAATATTCTATAATGGACCCATCACAACTCCAATAGCAAATGAGTTTGTTATATCAGACTTTATTGCTTTGGAACTGGAAAAGGGACAGTTAAGACTTTTATTAGACTTTGGATCAGGGACTCTACAACTAAAAGTGAACGTGACAACGAGCTTGAACGATAACAAGTGGCATAGAGCTGACATCTACTGGAATAAAGAG GATGTAAAACTCTCTGTAGACCACTGCAAAGAAGTTGATCATCAGgagcaagaaaataataaaaaagaaaaagctgATGTCTCCAGCTGCCGAGCTTCTGGTACCATCCCTCCATTCAACGAATACTTGAATATTAACAGCCCTCTCCAGGTAGGGGGTTTAGGTCATCCCCCCCTTCCGGCTGGGTCTTACAGATGGAACCACTTACCTCATGGTCATCActttaaaggatgcatcaggaacCTCATGGTGAATAGTCATTTTTATGATTTTGCCAACCCTGCTCTCCACAGTAATACAGAAAAGGGCTGCCCCTATTTTGATAAAGTGTGCACTACAAACGCTACTCTGGCTGGTTGTGGGCATAATGGCATCTGTGCTGGTTCTTTTACTCAACCTGTGTGCCTGTGTAATGCTGGATGGACAGGGGCAGCCTGTGATGAACAAACAATTCCAGCTTATTTTGAAAATCAGTCTTATGTTAAATATGCTTTATCATTTAAGCCTAGTTCTTTCCATACTGATATTCAATTGAGATTTCGAACTTGGGAAGAAGCTGGTGAACTTATACGAATTGCAAACCAACACAGTGGATTATATGGTATTCTGGAGATCAGAGATAATTGCTTACAATTTCGGTTTAATTTGAATGGGCCTAAATTAGAAGAAAACCATGTCCGTTTGTCTAAAGTAAACGTAAGTGATGGATTGTGGCATTTTGTGATGGTAAAACGTTATGGGGCAGTCGTTATCCTTACTATGGATGGTGGAGAAGGTCGTAATTATAATGAAACTTCATCACAGTCAAGCAATGAACTTATGGATATCAATCCTCAAGGAGGGGTTACTATTGGTGGCAGGGTCCAATTCTCTAGTATTGATGTTTTCACAGTACACAGTGATTACAATCATA gttGTCTAGATGATGTTAGAATAGAGGGCAAATCATTACCCCTTCCTCCATATCTCAGTGGTACTCAGTGGGCACAAGCCACTGCCTTCCATAATTTAGCCTCACACTGCATCTCGCGAGACCAGTGCCTTAATGTGAACTGCGTAGCTCCTTTTATTTGTAAAGATTTGTGGATGAGACATGAATGTGG ATGTCCAGAGGGCAGCATTTTGACCAAAGACAATCGAGGTTGCCTGGATGAGGACGAGTGTCTGTCTGGACCCTGTGAGAACGGTGGCATTTGCAGTAATCAGCAGCCATCATATATCTGTCACTGCCCTGCAGGTTATTATGGAGACAACTGTGAACTAGTTCAAGAAGTTAGCCCATTGCAGCCAAGTTTGCCGGCGGTTGCTGCTATTATAGTCTGTGTTCTTATTGTCCTAG TTATGATGGCAGTGCTAACCATCTGCTTCTGTCGAAAACGAAGACGACAGTTCACGAAGGACGAAGGAATCCGAGAAGGATCAGAGATGAGCACAAAGTTTAGAAGTGAAGGAAGCGGAGGAAGAGGTGCTGGGGAAGGGGAAGTAACCATCTTAGACCTCACTGCCTTAAGCTTCCCCAGTGTCTCCATCGTGACCAATGGGGGAACATTAATTCCTAAAATGAAGG AAGTAGAGGCCAGCATAGAAATGAACGTAACCATGACCAACCTGGACGTGGTGGTGACGAGTCATCCCGAAATGCAGAGGAAGTTCGTGGGCTCTCCCCACCACCGCCCATCCAGTTATGACGACGTTCGCAATTACTCCTACGAGGGCGGCGGAAGCAGTTCGTTGGGTGGAAACTCCTTTTCTTCTCTCGG GGACCGACAGCAACAGACTAAGTTTTGA
- the LOC137614670 gene encoding neural-cadherin-like isoform X1, translating to MGLADKNDHPPFFEHNLYEVEVDEDEAINQTILSLNATDLDEVSRLNYEIVEGNEDGTFAVGNLTGEVYLAQPLDYESKNRYKLLILVSDGRHEGGATVQVNVRDVNDNPPIFDRRLYEAEITEEDDRDLPRRLVTVHVTDDDIDRPEDIAFSLSGQGIDVENPENSHFVIDPTSREIFVRKPLDRDYPGGRPRWGLTVFAQDEGGTGLVSYSEVVVKLKDVNDNPPRFTQVIYYGNVTENGTSGLEVITMKADDYDDPNEGTNALLTYSIEKNVIDESTGQPLFLVEPNTGIVRTAVCCLDREETQDYLIQVVATDGGGLKGTGTVSILVLDINDKPPLFAKEEWTTETDETEGSVIPVQPILTVSVFDEDEKNKFLYKVIESSGFGAEKFAMITNPDGTGSLKVIKPLDFEDPKQRGGFKFQIQVSDLGENRITKPYHVAKSWVKVKLKDINDNKPQFLTSSNEVQVLENSPVGTSLTTIIARDPDKEGNSKVHYKIDKLSNRYRQFSIDRSGTLKVQRNLDREVNPSHLLRIVAMDDEVPPMSATMTLTVKVADMNDNYPRFLEDYRPVLLENEPPRKVAEILATDLDDAAMKNGPPFHFWLDPKASSNIKSSFRVENIPRGLNEDGMAVVFSLREFDREEQKEYFVPIVIKDSGVPSMMGTSTLTVTIGDKNDHHMEPGKKTILFYSYMGQTHGTPVGRVYVEDKDDWDLSEKTFIWEKSPHPNFKLEEDSGMIIMKYVPSKSSYHLNFHVHDRKHSQVNVKASVLVQVRHIPEAAVENAGSIRIANMTDAEFISQWDYKSNKPVRSKADQLREKIAKLFGLKIYSVDLFSIQMKQDKPPVTDVFFSIYDSQYYQSVKINGVVLRHRIMIEKTVGIRIIMVGINECMTENLYCDGSCTNRFVISKNQYLIDANRTSFVGVHTNVVPECDCGARNFSTEVSCRPNPCFNRGRCIQEKYSVHCECSNEYDGPRCQILARLFSGNGFAWFHPLEVCENTHISVEFISQEPEGLIFYNGPITTPIANEFVISDFIALELEKGQLRLLLDFGSGTLQLKVNVTTSLNDNKWHRADIYWNKEDVKLSVDHCKEVDHQEQENNKKEKADVSSCRASGTIPPFNEYLNINSPLQVGGLGHPPLPAGSYRWNHLPHGHHFKGCIRNLMVNSHFYDFANPALHSNTEKGCPYFDKVCTTNATLAGCGHNGICAGSFTQPVCLCNAGWTGAACDEQTIPAYFENQSYVKYALSFKPSSFHTDIQLRFRTWEEAGELIRIANQHSGLYGILEIRDNCLQFRFNLNGPKLEENHVRLSKVNVSDGLWHFVMVKRYGAVVILTMDGGEGRNYNETSSQSSNELMDINPQGGVTIGGRVQFSSIDVFTVHSDYNHSCLDDVRIEGKSLPLPPYLSGTQWAQATAFHNLASHCISRDQCLNVNCVAPFICKDLWMRHECGCPEGSILTKDNRGCLDEDECLSGPCENGGICSNQQPSYICHCPAGYYGDNCELVQEVSPLQPSLPAVAAIIVCVLIVLVMMAVLTICFCRKRRRQFTKDEGIREGSEMSTKFRSEGSGGRGAGEGEVTILDLTALSFPSVSIVTNGGTLIPKMKEVEASIEMNVTMTNLDVVVTSHPEMQRKFVGSPHHRPSSYDDVRNYSYEGGGSSSLGGNSFSSLGSGKQGFGQPSIKHLLLSHPFPFHLLQSLDAY from the exons GTACATGTGACAGACGACGATATCGACAGACCAGAAGACATCGCGTTCTCCCTCTCGGGTCAGGGAATTGACGTTGAGAATCCTGAAAATTCGCACTTTGTCATCGACCCTACGTCGAGAGAAATATTTGTCAGGAAG CCACTCGACCGTGATTACCCTGGTGGTCGACCTCGCTGGGGACTGACGGTGTTTGCACAGGACGAAGGAGGAACGGGACTTGTGAGTTACAGCGAGGTGGTTGTCAAACTTAAAGATGTCAACGACAATCCTCCAAGATTTACTcag GtcatttattatggaaatgtcacaGAAAACGGAACAAGTGGATTAGAAGTCATAACGATGAAAGCTGATGACTATGATGACCCTAATGAAGGAACCAATGCCCTGTTGACTTACTCTATAGAGAAGAATGTTATCGATGAAAGCACGGGTCAACCGTTGTTTCTTGTGGAACCGAACACTGGAATAGTTAGAACTGCTGTTTGTTGCCTAGACAGAGAGGAAACTCAAGATTACCTAATCCAGGTAGTTGCTACTGATGGAGGAGGACTTAAAG GAACTGGCACAGTAAGCATTCTAGTTTTGGACATCAACGATAAGCCTCCACTGTTCGCCAAGGAAGAATGGACCACTGAAACAGATGAAACAGAAGGGTCAGTTATACCTGTTCAGCCTATTCTGACAGTTTCTGTTTttgatgaagatgaaaaaaataaatttttgtacaaAGTCATCGAGTCGTCTGGCTTTGGTGCCGAGAAGTTTGCGATGATCACCAATCCCGATGGAACAGGTTCGTTGAAGGTTATCAAACCACTGGACTTTGAAGACCCAAAACAAAGAGGTGGTTTCAAATTTCAGATCCAAGTGAGTGATTTGGGTGAAAATAGAATAACAAAGCCATATCATGTAGCCAAATCCTGGGTGAAAGTTAAACTAaaagatatcaatgataataaaccACAGTTTCTTACAAGTAGCAATGAAGTGCAAGTGCTGGAAAACTCACCTGTTGGAACTAGTTTGACAACTATAATAGCAAGAGATCCTGATAAAGAAGGGAATAGCAAAGTTCACTATAAAATAGACAAATTATCTAACAGATATAGACAGTTTTCTATTGATAGATCAGGAACTCTCAAAGTACAGAGGAACTTAGACCGAGAAGTTAATCCCTCCCACTTATTGAGAATTGTGGCAATGGATGATGAAGTGCCTCCAATGAGTGCCACCATGACGCTCACTGTTAAAGTTGCAGATATGAATGATAACTATCCAAGGTTTCTTGAAGATTACCGTCCAGTTTTACTTGAAAATGAACCTCCAAGAAAGGTTGCGGAAATTCTAGCAACAGACCTTGATGATGCAGCCATGAAAAATGGTCCCCCTTTCCACTTCTGGCTAGATCCAAAGGCATCATCTAATATCAAATCTTCCTTCAGAGTGGAAAACATTCCAAGGGGGTTGAATGAAGATGGCATGGCTGTTGTTTTTTCTCTTAGAGAGTTTGATCGTGAAGAACAAAAGGAGTACTTTGTTCCAATTGTTATTAAAGACTCTGGTGTCCCCTCCATGATGGGGACTTCAACACTTACAGTTACTATTGGAGATAAAAATGACCATCATATGGAACCTGGCAAAAAAACCATTCTGTTCTACAGTTACATGGGCCAGACACATGGGACGCCGGTTGGACGAGTGTATGTTGAAGACAAAGATGATTGGGATTTAAGTGAGAAGACATTTATTTGGGAAAAGTCTCCTCATCCTAACTTTAAACTTGAGGAAGATAGTGGTATGATTATAATGAAATATGTTCCAAGTAAAAGTTCATATCATCTTAATTTTCATGTGCATGATCGCAAGCATTCCCAGGTGAATGTGAAAGCTAGTGTTTTAGTGCAAGTTAGGCACATTCCAGAAGCAGCAGTGGAAAATGCAGGTTCTATTCGCATTGCAAATATGACAGATGCTGAATTTATAAGTCAGTGGGATTATAAGTCAAATAAACCTGTCCGTAGTAAAGCAGATCAACTGAGAGAGAAAATAGCGAAGTTATTTGGTTTGAAGATATATAGTGTGGATCTCTTTAGTATTCAAATGAAACAAGACAAGCCACCTGTGACTGATGTCTTCTTTTCCATTTATGATTCCCAATATTATCAGTCAGTGAAAATAAATGGGGTTGTTTTAAGACAcagaataatgatagaaaaaacagTAGGAATTAGAATAATCATGGTTGGTATAAACGAATGTATGACTGAAAACCTATATTGTGATGGGTCATGTACAAATAGATTCGTAATTTCGAAAAATCAGTATTTGATAGATGCCAATAGAACTTCATTTGTCGGTGTTCATACCAATGTTGTACCTGAATGTGATTGTGGTGCTAGAAATTTTTCTACTGAAGTTTCATGCCGTCCAAATCCTTGTTTTAATCGTGGTCGATGTATTCAAGAGAAATACAGTGTACACTGCGAATGCTCAAATGAGTATGATGGACCACGATGCCAAATCCTAGCTAGATTGTTCTCCGGAAATGGTTTTGCTTGGTTCCATCCATTAGAAGTTTGCGAAAATACTCATATAAGTGTAGAATTTATATCACAAGAACCTGAAGGGTTAATATTCTATAATGGACCCATCACAACTCCAATAGCAAATGAGTTTGTTATATCAGACTTTATTGCTTTGGAACTGGAAAAGGGACAGTTAAGACTTTTATTAGACTTTGGATCAGGGACTCTACAACTAAAAGTGAACGTGACAACGAGCTTGAACGATAACAAGTGGCATAGAGCTGACATCTACTGGAATAAAGAG GATGTAAAACTCTCTGTAGACCACTGCAAAGAAGTTGATCATCAGgagcaagaaaataataaaaaagaaaaagctgATGTCTCCAGCTGCCGAGCTTCTGGTACCATCCCTCCATTCAACGAATACTTGAATATTAACAGCCCTCTCCAGGTAGGGGGTTTAGGTCATCCCCCCCTTCCGGCTGGGTCTTACAGATGGAACCACTTACCTCATGGTCATCActttaaaggatgcatcaggaacCTCATGGTGAATAGTCATTTTTATGATTTTGCCAACCCTGCTCTCCACAGTAATACAGAAAAGGGCTGCCCCTATTTTGATAAAGTGTGCACTACAAACGCTACTCTGGCTGGTTGTGGGCATAATGGCATCTGTGCTGGTTCTTTTACTCAACCTGTGTGCCTGTGTAATGCTGGATGGACAGGGGCAGCCTGTGATGAACAAACAATTCCAGCTTATTTTGAAAATCAGTCTTATGTTAAATATGCTTTATCATTTAAGCCTAGTTCTTTCCATACTGATATTCAATTGAGATTTCGAACTTGGGAAGAAGCTGGTGAACTTATACGAATTGCAAACCAACACAGTGGATTATATGGTATTCTGGAGATCAGAGATAATTGCTTACAATTTCGGTTTAATTTGAATGGGCCTAAATTAGAAGAAAACCATGTCCGTTTGTCTAAAGTAAACGTAAGTGATGGATTGTGGCATTTTGTGATGGTAAAACGTTATGGGGCAGTCGTTATCCTTACTATGGATGGTGGAGAAGGTCGTAATTATAATGAAACTTCATCACAGTCAAGCAATGAACTTATGGATATCAATCCTCAAGGAGGGGTTACTATTGGTGGCAGGGTCCAATTCTCTAGTATTGATGTTTTCACAGTACACAGTGATTACAATCATA gttGTCTAGATGATGTTAGAATAGAGGGCAAATCATTACCCCTTCCTCCATATCTCAGTGGTACTCAGTGGGCACAAGCCACTGCCTTCCATAATTTAGCCTCACACTGCATCTCGCGAGACCAGTGCCTTAATGTGAACTGCGTAGCTCCTTTTATTTGTAAAGATTTGTGGATGAGACATGAATGTGG ATGTCCAGAGGGCAGCATTTTGACCAAAGACAATCGAGGTTGCCTGGATGAGGACGAGTGTCTGTCTGGACCCTGTGAGAACGGTGGCATTTGCAGTAATCAGCAGCCATCATATATCTGTCACTGCCCTGCAGGTTATTATGGAGACAACTGTGAACTAGTTCAAGAAGTTAGCCCATTGCAGCCAAGTTTGCCGGCGGTTGCTGCTATTATAGTCTGTGTTCTTATTGTCCTAG TTATGATGGCAGTGCTAACCATCTGCTTCTGTCGAAAACGAAGACGACAGTTCACGAAGGACGAAGGAATCCGAGAAGGATCAGAGATGAGCACAAAGTTTAGAAGTGAAGGAAGCGGAGGAAGAGGTGCTGGGGAAGGGGAAGTAACCATCTTAGACCTCACTGCCTTAAGCTTCCCCAGTGTCTCCATCGTGACCAATGGGGGAACATTAATTCCTAAAATGAAGG AAGTAGAGGCCAGCATAGAAATGAACGTAACCATGACCAACCTGGACGTGGTGGTGACGAGTCATCCCGAAATGCAGAGGAAGTTCGTGGGCTCTCCCCACCACCGCCCATCCAGTTATGACGACGTTCGCAATTACTCCTACGAGGGCGGCGGAAGCAGTTCGTTGGGTGGAAACTCCTTTTCTTCTCTCGGGTCTGGTAAACAAGGGTTTGGGCAACCCTCAATAAAACACCTTCTTCTCTCGCATCCTTTTCCGTTCCACCTTTTGCAATCACTGGACGCTTACTAA